acacaccagcccccgTGTGGTGAAAAAAGGACGTGTGGGCGACCGgatgaatgcccacacaccagcttagtcctacgtggcacacaaaaACTGCTAAAACGCGCCAAGATTCGTGCAGAATTGGTTGGACAAGGATCCATGCGTGTGGGCGAGTTGCCagacgcccacacgtgtgggcgttaacaTTTCGTAAAAAAAAAGAAGAACCCACGTGTACATGACCGGCCCACCTTCCTCCGCTGCGAGCGATGAGAGTTGTTGGGGCATAGACGCGACTGCTTGACGCCCGCCAATGCCCCCAACAACCCCAGCCGCAACCACgattccgccgccgccgccgagctcttcACTTCGGGCACCGCTGCTGCTGCGAGGCGACACTATGAGGATTTTGACGATGTTGCCATGCCAGATGCCGCAAGCATGGTGCCGTGCAGTCGATGAGAGCGAGAGGGAGGCACGGCCGCACGGGTAGTGATGCGCGATGCGTGCGTGAGCATTGCCCAAGGTTGATAGAGGGTCACGCCTCACGCGGCTACTGATTATTTCATATCTACAGCCGGCTGGCGCCTAGCGCCGGCCAACGCGGCCGAACACCGAACGTCCGCGTTCTCCCACCTGCTCCCTTGTTTCTGCCAAGTCTCTTTCTCCTACCAAACTCCCACCATAGGTTGAGTCATAGCAGAGAGGAAAAGAAAGCAGACACAAATTCGCAGCGCGGCGCGGCTCCGGCTTCCTGTAAACGTAGCCAGGTGTCGCCGGCGCCGGTCCTTACCGCCGCCGCGCCAGGAGATGATGCTGCCCGGGCATGCCTTGTGCCGCGCTGAACAAGGTAAGCCAGACTCCCCTTATCTGAGCTCACTCCAAGGTTGCGTTGCAACACCGGGACCCGTGCTTGATGTCTTGTTTGCTTTGCTTCGTTAGAGAATCTCCAACAGATGCGCTAGATTAGCCGCGCGCTGAAAAAAACGACTATATTGCGTGATCGAAACTGGCGCTCGAGCAGACAAACCTGTTGGAAAGTCGGACTTTGCTTAGCGTTTCTGTGGGGGTGTGAGGTGACGGCAATTCAGTGTTCGCCGTGGTGGCTGTTCTAGGATCTTCGTTGCCCCGCTTGTTCACTGTCCAAATCGTTTGGAGCTCGGTTGGGAGTCGTGGGAATGGTGGAGGTGAGTAGCTCCTGCGCTGCCCTTGCTTTGCTGTGTAGCGGGAGCCTAATCAGGGAATGCTTCAAGAGCTTAGAATTGTCTCATGCCATGAACCCGTGTCTTTGATGGAACATTTGCACTATATTTTCTTGCCCGTTCTTATTAAATAGCCCTGCTTCAGTACTCCCGCCGTTAAAAAAtacttgtcgtggttttagttaGCTCAAAAGATCCGTTGCTCATTGGTGGAACACTTCACTGTATTTTTTTAACCGTTCTTATCAAATAGTGCTGCTTCAGTAGGTAGATCTGTTTCTAGAGAGAACTAGTTAATTATTGGCTTAATAAGGAATGCTTTGGAGGCAATCGAGACGATAAGTATTCTGAGTGTCCTTAATTCACCATCGCTTTGAGATAAACATAAGTGTGTCTGTTCTGTACTTAAAAAAAAAGTCTGTACTCTAGCCTCATTTCGCATCAACTCAGTTAAATTAAAAGTATGTACTCTAGCCTCATTTCGCATCAACTCAGTTAAATTGCATTAGTGGTAGATGGTCTTGAAAACATTTCGACCTGACTAGTTAGAAAGGCAGGTTGtgtattactccctccgtcccataatataagagcgctTTTGACACTAATGGGCCATGCGGACCATGGGCTGTTCACACTAATTCTGTAGATATGTGAGTTCATATCAATTAGTTGCACTTCTCAGCATACCCCTATCTTAATTAAGATGATGCTGATTGGTTGGTTGTACTGTTTCTTGGCAGGACTGTTTGAAGATGCTCCAAGGAAACTTTTATTTAATTTCTTGGTCGTTATATTGGCTCTGGAATTTATCAATAAGGCTGATTTGATTGCCAAAACATCGGCTCTAAAGGCTGACACTCACACTCCTATTATGTCTGCTTCACAAGAATGGAGTTCAGTTCGGCCCATGGTATCCCAAACCAAAGTTGTCACAAGTATTGCAATGAGTCAGCATAGACAAAAGAAGCCATATTCATCACCATCAGCTCTATCATCTGTGCACTCTCCTATCTCTGCGCCGAGCTATAGCTCCATCTCGGGTGCTTCTGAACTCTCTTTTGATTCACTGGACCTGTTCGATCCTTCGATGCAGCACAACAGGCGCTCAGCAGAAGAGGTTCCTGCTCATGTGGATGCTGACCTCCCTGATGCAGCTTCGAATACTAGTACAGCTCCTTCTGGAGTGGTGCAGCCCCCACTATCTCCATACGATGGTAACTTTTCAAGTTTTCCTAGATCCTGAAATAATTTAATTCCAAATGATTTCATCATGTCAAACATGACTACAAATTACATAAAAGGTGATACTTGTGTATTTTAATCTAATCTGCATCTTCCTCATTTGGGAAAGTAGCACCATGTGACTGATCGTAATATCAATTGTCTTACCCATAGTTTTAAATAGCACGCTATGCCTCTTAGCGGCGGACCTTTTCTAAACGCTATAGCGCGCTATTTAAAATGTGTGTTCATGTATTTGGACCAAAGTGCCTTAGCACAGTACCTCTTCTAAACGCTATAGCGTGTTATAACAGAGCTATATCGCGCTATTTAAAACCACTCTTACCTGGCTGTAAATTATATAAGCTTGTTAGCTTTTATTAGTTCAAGCATAATGTTTTGATCCATCATTTTGGAATGGTGACTGATGAAATGGTTGGTAGCAGTTTCATAAATAATCAATGGTGATGGATAACATTTGACATCAATCATAGATACTTATGTATGTTAGTACACCCTGATATTTGCTCTAGATGCGCTGTCGTACAGTCAAATATGTTATATAATTCACTCTCTGTTTCACTAGGCTGTTGTGCTCCGAACATGGTACAGAGACGAGGTAGCGAGAACTGCCATTGTGTTTACCCGGTAAGAGTTGTGCTCTTTCTTCACAATGTTTCCTTGAATTCAAATTGGAGCAACGAATTTCTTGAGGAGCTTGCGTCACATCTCAACTTGCGGGTTACTCAGTTTGAGATTGTAAATTTCTATGTTGTTGGAACTTCTGGGCTAAATATGACAATGGACATAGCTCCCCACACTGGAAATAGCTTCTCATCCGAACAAGTTACTGCGATGAATTATTCTCTTAGCCTGCATACAATTCGGATCAATCCAGTACTGATTGGGGACTACAATCTTCTTGATCTAGTGTGGTTCAGGCCATTGGCTCCAGCTCCTGGTAATCCTTTGACACCTTGACATTCTTCTATGTGTTACAAAGCTGTAGATCTTTTAGTGTCTAATTAAGGTAGAGAAACTGGAATTCCACTTCATTTAGTTCTCTTTTAATTATGTCCGATTGTCGACTGCTTGAACCTTGAACCACCAACTTGTCCATTCTATCTGTCAGATGCAAACTCAAACAATCCTCGATGACACATCTTACTACTCATCCGGTTTGAAGATCTTGCTACTCATTCGAGCATTTCTGATCGCTGTAAATCAAGCCTGTCAGATCTAACTATGAATCGTCAGTTCCCTCACGTTTCTTCAGGTGTGGCAATGCCTGTAATTTGAATAAAGTTGTTCAGGTTAGTGGTTAAACTGAAACCCATCTTGAACCAGGAACCTTGCCTCGGACTACTTGTTCTCGACTTAGTTGGCACTGGAAACTTGAACCAATTTATTTCTGGCGAACACCCACATAGATGGATTTAACTGATTTATTCACGGGACTGCTCGACAGGAACCACCTTATGGTTGTGGGCAAGACATATCCATATGAATGATGTGTGTTGAACTGCTTAGCATATTGACAGCAAACAAATCCATCTGTGGCTGATAATATCATCTGTTTAGCACCGTGACCTATTCAGAAGTAGATCATCAACATCTTCTCCTGTGAACACTAGTTAAGTTGTGTTTGTCACTTGACAGTATTCGCTTACACATTGGCATTGACTATTCTGACCTGAAATTGCCGATGACACCTGAACAATCACACCAATCTGATCTCAAAACGAATTCATCACCACTAATCCTAAAACTGACAAGAGGCTTCCCTATTGGTCACTATAAGATCAACTTCAAGTGATGATCTTTTCTTGAGAAAATAAGAACTGGCCCTTATTTTTCATGTATAAACTTATCTCTCTCAGAGGTTAATGGTTATGCATAGAAAACAACGGCCTTTCTTATTCTAGAGAAAACAACAGTGGTTGTTCCTGTAACAGAAATTACTAATGTGCTAGACTAGTAGATGAATAGCAAGTTAATTCTGTTCAAATGTGTACGATAAACAAAAGGAATATATTTGTCCGTCCTTTAACAAGCTCTGCTTCAATTGTATGTATTTAGTATTTGTGTCCAGTTTATTTGAAAAGTGCACGAGTTCTTGACACACTGGTTAATTCTGGAGTTTATGACGCATATACAAATAGGTTTGCCAAAAGGGTCTTTAACTAGAATATTTCCACACATTTTGCAAGATGCAATCACTAACTAGAAGATTGTAGAAGTTACTTCCCCGTTTGATGCCTTTTCCCCTCCAAAATTTTGATGCAGATGCAATAGCAGGCAGCTCGAGCGTACTTATGCTTCTTTTTGCATTTTGGTTGGGCTACAGGAAGTACGGATCCAAAAGGAAATCAAAGGAGAGAGCAAAGATTGAGTCCATCCTACAAAAGAATGGAACTGTCCATTTGAAACGGTACACTTATGCCCAAGTGAAAAGAATAACGAGATCTTTTGCTGAAAAGCTAGGTCAAGGTGGATTTGGTGCTGTTTACAGAGGCGACCTCTTTGATGGTCGTCAGATAGCAGTCAAAATACTCAAGGACTACAAGACTGATGGGGAGGATTTCATCAATGAGGTAGCTAGCATTAGTAGAACTTCTCACGTTAACGTTCTTAATCTCTTAGGATTTTGCTTGGAAGGATCTAAAAGGGCATTAATTTATGACTATATGCCTAATGGTTCACTTGAAAAGTATGCCTTCAAGGATGGCTCTAAAGGTGGAAATACTTTAGGTTGGGAAAAATTATTTGATATAGCAGTGGGCATTGCTCGAGGACTTGAATATCTCCACAGAGGATGCAATACCCGCATGGTGCATTTTGATATCAAGCCCCACAACATTCTATTGGATCAAAATTTCTGTCCAAAGATTTCTGATTTTGGACTAGCCAAGCAGTGCCTCAATAAAGAAAGTGTTATTTCCATTGGTGGTGCAAGAGGAACAATAGGCTATATAGCCCCCGAGGTTTATTCGAAGCAATTTGGAACAGTAAGTACTAAGTCTGATGTTTACAGTTATGGAATGATGGTTCTTGAGATGGTTGGGGCAAGGGACAAGAATATCAGCCAAAATAGTGAATCTACCAGCCAATATTTCCCACAATGGATTTATGAACATTTAGATGAATATTGTCTTAGTGCTTCCGAGATAAATGGAGGGACCTCAGAGATTGTAAGGAAGATGATAGTGGTAGGGAGGTGCATACAGTTGAGTCCTACAGATCGTCCAACAATGACTAGAGTTGTCGAGATGCTTGAAGGGAGCACAACTAACATCGAATTGCCACCAACGGTGCTCTTGAGTTGATAGGTTTGTATTGTTCTCCGGCACTTGCTCAAGTATTGCATAATTTGTGAGAAAGATTGGAAATTTTTAATTCTTAAATGATGGACTGAAAATTTAAAGACTTCCGAGTGCCATTTGTGTGTATGCAGTGGGGATTCCACCAAATTATTGACCGAGTGTGACCATATTTGTGGAGACATATTCTAATTGGGCCTAGCAATTGGCAGCTCATGACGGGCGTGAGGGCGTGTGCacgttttttttcttcttttttctcctGGTTTTg
The sequence above is a segment of the Aegilops tauschii subsp. strangulata cultivar AL8/78 chromosome 6, Aet v6.0, whole genome shotgun sequence genome. Coding sequences within it:
- the LOC141025492 gene encoding LEAF RUST 10 DISEASE-RESISTANCEUS RECEPTOR-LIKE PROTEIN KINASE-like 2.3 is translated as MMLPGHALCRAEQGLFEDAPRKLLFNFLVVILALEFINKADLIAKTSALKADTHTPIMSASQEWSSVRPMVSQTKVVTSIAMSQHRQKKPYSSPSALSSVHSPISAPSYSSISGASELSFDSLDLFDPSMQHNRRSAEEVPAHVDADLPDAASNTSTAPSGVVQPPLSPYDGCCAPNMVQRRGSENCHCVYPVRVVLFLHNVSLNSNWSNEFLEELASHLNLRVTQFEIVNFYVVGTSGLNMTMDIAPHTGNSFSSEQVTAMNYSLSLHTIRINPVLIGDYNLLDLVWFRPLAPAPDAIAGSSSVLMLLFAFWLGYRKYGSKRKSKERAKIESILQKNGTVHLKRYTYAQVKRITRSFAEKLGQGGFGAVYRGDLFDGRQIAVKILKDYKTDGEDFINEVASISRTSHVNVLNLLGFCLEGSKRALIYDYMPNGSLEKYAFKDGSKGGNTLGWEKLFDIAVGIARGLEYLHRGCNTRMVHFDIKPHNILLDQNFCPKISDFGLAKQCLNKESVISIGGARGTIGYIAPEVYSKQFGTVSTKSDVYSYGMMVLEMVGARDKNISQNSESTSQYFPQWIYEHLDEYCLSASEINGGTSEIVRKMIVVGRCIQLSPTDRPTMTRVVEMLEGSTTNIELPPTVLLS